Proteins encoded together in one Planctomyces sp. SH-PL14 window:
- a CDS encoding PVC-type heme-binding CxxCH protein, translating into MAFRGLILLALVITCSSLRWGGFASALLAQNPASPPPAEKKSGRDVYKDDLAGNDEVEKVIREFAGKGAVGDDSQPTAAPEALKQFQMADGLKMELVAAEPDVMQPLYMSFDPRGRMWVVQYLQYPFPAGLKVVKYDQYLRAVFDKVPPAPPHHFPGKDKVTVFEDTDGDGQYDKHKDVVTGLNIVSSALAGQGGFWVLNPPYLLFYPDADGDDVPDGDPQVHLSGFGLEDTHSVANSMCWGPDGWLYGANGSTTTATINSAVTKGVRFLGQCIWRYHPTSQVFEIFAEGGGNTFSLEMDSKGRVFSGTNGGSTRGMFYPQGSYGVKGWAKHGPLTNPFAFGYFEHMKHEGDGDRFPQTFSIYEADNLPEKYRGHIVSANALHNRVWASERIPDTSTYRTKDFPPIVTTPDRWFRPVDIKLGPDGAVYLADWYDTRLSHVDPRDNWHKGSGRIYRIQGTEKASRGEKPFTAVNMETLTDAELIALFDNPNRWVRMTSVRVLGWRLAAKKSETEEATVAKLMSLVDGKDGPALEALWALNLAGRFDLALAGKLLSHPDEHVRRWTVRLLGDARKLDDALARQLVSLAKTEPYVQVRGQLASSAKRFETAYALPIVRELLQRDEDRTDLHQPLLLWWAVEGHCGHPDQMLAFFQDPEVWKIPLVEEVVLERLMQRYALADVSETPGGELAPDAGSGLANCARLLALAPTPARRKKLIAGFLEAYQGRKIDGLPSELVKAIEEYQSSQGKSDLALGLRLGKVEAIDEALKLVANEKADRPTRLAVIDVIGQTKPAKAVGPLIALLGSPAVSVKRAALMALMNFDDPAIGTQICTRYHSQLPDQQDLHSVAHRVLASRPAWTKALLKEVSEWRIKSNTIAMDVVQQMRLHQDAEIQKLLDKHWGRTRASSEEKKAQMARLRGLITKQRSQTAASGVSVDAFGRGRDVFKKNCATCHTLFGEGGQTGPNLTGYERDNIDFLLLAVVDPSAAIREEFTQFLVVTTDGRVLNGLVDKQDARTVTLRGANNQTTLLNRDDIEELKATETSIMPDGLMDKLTDAEILDLLTFVMTKAPPK; encoded by the coding sequence ATGGCGTTTCGCGGCCTGATCCTCCTGGCCCTCGTGATTACGTGCTCGTCCCTCCGCTGGGGCGGCTTCGCATCGGCCCTCCTTGCGCAGAACCCGGCCAGCCCGCCTCCTGCGGAGAAGAAGAGCGGCCGCGACGTCTACAAGGATGACCTCGCCGGCAACGACGAGGTTGAAAAGGTCATCCGGGAGTTCGCCGGCAAGGGAGCGGTCGGCGACGACAGCCAGCCGACCGCCGCTCCAGAGGCGCTGAAGCAGTTCCAGATGGCCGACGGCCTGAAGATGGAACTCGTCGCGGCCGAGCCCGACGTCATGCAGCCGCTCTATATGTCGTTCGACCCGCGGGGGCGGATGTGGGTCGTGCAGTACCTGCAGTATCCATTTCCCGCCGGCCTCAAGGTGGTCAAGTACGACCAGTATCTGCGGGCGGTCTTCGACAAGGTCCCCCCCGCTCCGCCGCATCACTTTCCCGGCAAGGACAAGGTGACGGTCTTTGAAGACACCGATGGCGACGGCCAGTACGACAAGCACAAGGACGTGGTCACCGGGCTCAACATCGTCTCCTCCGCTCTTGCCGGCCAGGGGGGCTTCTGGGTTCTCAACCCGCCTTACCTCCTCTTCTATCCCGATGCCGACGGCGACGACGTTCCGGACGGCGATCCGCAAGTGCACCTCTCCGGCTTCGGACTTGAGGACACGCATTCGGTGGCGAACAGCATGTGCTGGGGGCCGGACGGGTGGCTGTACGGCGCCAACGGCAGCACGACGACCGCCACGATCAACTCGGCCGTCACCAAGGGGGTGCGGTTCCTGGGCCAGTGCATCTGGCGGTATCACCCGACGAGCCAGGTCTTCGAAATCTTCGCCGAAGGGGGCGGGAACACGTTCAGCCTGGAGATGGACTCCAAGGGGCGGGTCTTCTCCGGAACGAACGGCGGCAGCACGCGGGGGATGTTCTATCCGCAGGGGAGCTACGGCGTGAAAGGCTGGGCCAAACACGGCCCGCTCACCAATCCGTTCGCCTTCGGCTACTTCGAGCACATGAAGCACGAAGGGGACGGCGACCGCTTCCCACAGACGTTCTCGATCTACGAGGCGGACAACCTGCCCGAGAAGTACCGCGGCCACATCGTTTCGGCCAATGCGCTGCACAACCGGGTCTGGGCCAGCGAGCGGATTCCGGACACGTCGACGTACCGCACGAAGGACTTCCCGCCGATCGTCACGACGCCGGACCGCTGGTTCCGGCCAGTCGATATCAAGCTCGGTCCGGACGGCGCGGTCTACCTCGCGGACTGGTACGACACCCGCCTTTCGCACGTCGACCCGCGGGACAACTGGCACAAGGGGAGCGGTCGCATCTATCGCATCCAGGGGACGGAGAAAGCGTCCAGGGGCGAAAAGCCGTTCACCGCGGTCAACATGGAGACGCTTACGGACGCGGAGCTGATCGCCCTGTTCGACAATCCGAACCGCTGGGTTCGGATGACGTCGGTCCGCGTTCTCGGATGGCGGCTCGCGGCGAAGAAGAGCGAGACCGAAGAGGCGACGGTCGCGAAGCTGATGTCGCTCGTCGACGGCAAGGACGGCCCGGCTCTCGAGGCCCTGTGGGCGCTGAATCTGGCGGGCCGCTTTGACCTCGCTCTTGCCGGGAAGCTCCTGAGCCATCCGGATGAACACGTCCGCCGGTGGACGGTCCGGCTGCTGGGAGATGCCCGGAAGCTCGATGACGCGCTCGCGAGGCAGCTCGTCAGCCTCGCCAAGACGGAGCCGTACGTGCAGGTCCGCGGTCAGCTCGCCTCCTCGGCGAAGCGTTTCGAGACGGCTTACGCCCTGCCGATCGTGCGGGAATTGCTCCAGCGCGATGAAGACCGGACCGACCTGCACCAGCCGCTCCTGCTGTGGTGGGCGGTCGAAGGGCACTGCGGGCATCCGGATCAGATGCTGGCGTTTTTCCAGGATCCGGAGGTCTGGAAGATTCCGCTCGTCGAAGAAGTCGTCCTCGAGCGGCTGATGCAGCGATACGCCCTGGCGGACGTCAGCGAGACGCCGGGCGGGGAGCTTGCTCCGGATGCCGGCTCGGGACTCGCCAACTGTGCACGGCTGCTCGCCCTGGCTCCGACGCCGGCGCGCCGGAAGAAGCTGATCGCCGGTTTTCTGGAGGCCTACCAGGGTCGGAAGATCGACGGACTCCCGAGTGAGCTGGTGAAGGCGATCGAGGAATACCAGTCGTCACAGGGGAAGAGCGACCTGGCGCTCGGGCTGCGGCTTGGGAAGGTGGAAGCCATCGACGAGGCGCTCAAGCTGGTGGCGAACGAGAAGGCCGACCGGCCGACGCGGCTGGCGGTCATCGACGTCATCGGCCAGACGAAGCCGGCCAAGGCGGTCGGTCCGCTGATCGCGCTCCTCGGCTCGCCGGCGGTCTCCGTCAAGCGGGCGGCCCTGATGGCCCTCATGAACTTCGACGATCCCGCGATCGGGACGCAGATCTGCACCCGCTATCACTCGCAGCTTCCGGATCAACAGGACTTGCACTCGGTGGCGCATCGCGTCCTCGCCAGCCGTCCCGCCTGGACGAAGGCGCTCCTCAAGGAGGTGAGCGAGTGGCGGATCAAGTCGAACACGATCGCCATGGATGTCGTCCAGCAGATGCGGCTCCACCAGGACGCGGAGATCCAGAAGTTGCTCGACAAGCACTGGGGCCGCACCCGCGCCTCCTCCGAAGAGAAGAAGGCCCAGATGGCCCGGCTCCGCGGGCTCATCACGAAGCAGCGTTCGCAGACGGCCGCGTCGGGTGTCTCCGTGGACGCCTTCGGCCGCGGCCGCGACGTCTTCAAGAAGAACTGTGCGACGTGCCACACCCTCTTCGGCGAAGGAGGCCAGACCGGCCCGAACCTCACCGGCTATGAGCGGGACAACATCGACTTCCTGCTGCTGGCGGTCGTCGATCCCTCGGCCGCGATCCGCGAGGAGTTCACGCAGTTCCTCGTCGTCACGACCGACGGCCGCGTCCTGAACGGACTCGTAGACAAGCAGGACGCCCGGACCGTCACGCTCCGCGGGGCCAACAACCAGACGACGCTGCTGAACCGGGACGACATCGAGGAGCTCAAGGCGACCGAGACCTCCATCATGCCCGACGGCCTGATGGACAAGCTCACCGACGCCGAGATCCTCGACCTGCTCACCTTCGTGATGACGAAGGCGCCGCCGAAGTAG
- a CDS encoding ABC transporter permease, translating to MGWLAWKMLTGDRAKYLGIVFGVAFGTLLIAQQASLFVGLMRRTSSQIIDISTADIWVMDLKQQNIDDIRPMPDNRLYQVRGVPGVEWAVRLFKGLVRVKTASGLFRQAILVGVDDTTFIGAPTEMLEGSHADLRRPDAIIVDNDGYKTLFPGEGTDLGRTLDMNDRRAIVVGTCKVTPPFQTFPVIYTRYSQALKYSPPERNQLSFVLVKVAPGQDPRTVAARISEQTKMQANTWDDFFWKNIQYFLDNTGIPVNFGITVALGFIVGAAIAGQTFYLFTLENLKQFGSLKAMGVTNTRLIGMVLFQATMVGLMGFSLGMGMAAAFFEFMERSGQADLRGMYIPWQIAAISAGAVTAIVIVAALLSLRKVLFLEPAVVFK from the coding sequence ATGGGTTGGCTCGCTTGGAAAATGTTGACCGGCGACCGCGCCAAATACCTCGGGATCGTCTTCGGCGTCGCCTTCGGCACCCTCTTGATCGCCCAGCAGGCCTCACTCTTCGTCGGCCTGATGCGGCGGACGTCGAGCCAGATCATCGACATCTCGACCGCCGACATCTGGGTGATGGACCTCAAGCAACAGAACATCGACGACATCCGCCCCATGCCGGACAACCGGCTCTACCAAGTCCGCGGAGTCCCCGGCGTGGAATGGGCCGTCCGCCTCTTCAAAGGCCTCGTCCGGGTCAAAACCGCCAGCGGCCTCTTCCGACAGGCAATCCTCGTCGGCGTCGACGACACGACCTTCATCGGCGCCCCGACCGAAATGCTCGAAGGCTCGCACGCCGACCTCCGCCGGCCCGACGCGATCATCGTCGACAACGACGGCTACAAGACCCTCTTCCCGGGGGAAGGGACGGACCTCGGCCGGACGCTCGACATGAACGACCGCCGGGCAATCGTTGTCGGGACCTGCAAGGTCACCCCGCCGTTCCAGACCTTCCCCGTGATCTACACCCGCTACAGCCAGGCCCTCAAGTACTCACCTCCGGAGCGGAACCAGCTGTCGTTCGTGCTGGTCAAAGTCGCGCCGGGCCAGGATCCCCGGACCGTCGCGGCGCGGATCTCCGAGCAGACCAAGATGCAGGCCAACACCTGGGACGACTTCTTCTGGAAGAACATTCAGTACTTCCTCGACAACACCGGGATCCCGGTCAACTTCGGGATCACGGTCGCCCTCGGCTTCATCGTTGGGGCGGCGATCGCCGGACAGACGTTCTACCTCTTCACGCTCGAGAACCTGAAACAGTTCGGGAGCCTGAAGGCGATGGGGGTCACCAACACCCGCCTGATCGGAATGGTCCTGTTTCAGGCCACAATGGTCGGCCTGATGGGCTTCAGCCTGGGGATGGGGATGGCCGCGGCGTTCTTCGAGTTCATGGAACGCTCCGGGCAGGCCGACCTGCGGGGGATGTACATCCCCTGGCAGATCGCCGCCATCTCCGCGGGGGCCGTGACGGCGATCGTGATCGTCGCCGCGCTGCTGAGCCTCCGGAAGGTCCTGTTCCTCGAACCGGCAGTCGTGTTCAAGTAA
- the gatB gene encoding Asp-tRNA(Asn)/Glu-tRNA(Gln) amidotransferase subunit GatB, whose translation MTVTTVVGLEVHVQLQTRTKIFCGCPNRFNPDQPNTQTCPVCLGLPGSLPVLNEEAFRLSLITALALNCEIARFTKWDRKQYYYPDLPKGYQISQFDLPFSRNGWLEATGAGGEATKVRILRAHLEEDAGKNIHDETGRGADSRVDLNRAGTPLLEIVSEPDIRSAAEAKSYLEEMHLLLTFLGVSDCNMQEGSLRCDANVNLWIEGPDGKRIATPIVEIKNLNSFRGVEAAIEYEAARQLREYEKTGRKLGDPGVFKQTYGWDQDRGVTFIQREKEEAADYRYFPDPDLVPVVVTEAEIEAIRSSLREAPAARRKRFQAEYGLSAYDSSVLINQGEESAAYFETVARACGDGKQAANWFTQDILREIKERSWSIGEFPIPAPVLGDLLKRIVQGELMVKGGREVFSSLLAEADEDIVPTTARVAAIIDEKGLRVVRDTGALDVAIQAAFADSPKAVEDFRAGKQQALGAVIGKVLKQIKGADAKAVRERVIELLSAN comes from the coding sequence ATGACTGTCACCACCGTGGTTGGGCTGGAAGTTCACGTCCAGCTTCAGACCCGCACGAAGATCTTCTGCGGCTGCCCGAACCGGTTCAATCCGGATCAGCCCAACACCCAGACCTGCCCCGTCTGCCTCGGTCTGCCAGGGTCGCTGCCGGTCCTGAACGAAGAGGCGTTCCGGCTCTCGCTCATCACGGCGCTGGCTCTCAACTGCGAAATCGCGCGGTTCACCAAGTGGGACCGCAAGCAGTACTACTACCCCGATCTCCCCAAGGGCTACCAGATCAGCCAGTTCGATCTTCCGTTCAGCCGCAACGGCTGGCTGGAAGCAACCGGCGCCGGCGGCGAAGCGACCAAGGTCCGGATTCTCCGGGCGCACCTTGAAGAGGACGCCGGCAAGAACATCCACGACGAGACCGGTCGCGGCGCGGATAGCCGCGTCGACCTGAACCGCGCCGGGACGCCGCTTCTCGAAATCGTCAGCGAGCCGGACATCCGCTCGGCCGCCGAAGCGAAGTCGTACCTCGAAGAGATGCACCTGCTCCTCACGTTCCTGGGGGTCTCCGACTGCAACATGCAGGAGGGGAGCCTGCGGTGCGACGCGAACGTCAACCTCTGGATCGAAGGTCCCGACGGGAAGCGCATCGCGACCCCGATCGTCGAGATCAAGAACCTCAACTCCTTCCGCGGCGTCGAGGCGGCGATCGAGTACGAGGCGGCGCGGCAGCTCCGCGAATACGAGAAGACCGGCCGCAAGCTCGGGGATCCCGGCGTCTTCAAGCAGACCTACGGCTGGGACCAGGACCGGGGCGTCACGTTCATCCAGCGGGAAAAGGAAGAGGCGGCCGACTACCGCTACTTCCCCGACCCGGACCTCGTGCCGGTCGTCGTCACTGAAGCCGAGATCGAGGCCATCCGCAGCTCGCTCCGTGAGGCGCCGGCGGCCCGCCGCAAGCGGTTCCAGGCCGAATACGGACTCTCTGCCTACGACTCGTCGGTCCTCATCAACCAGGGTGAGGAATCCGCTGCGTACTTTGAAACGGTCGCCCGGGCGTGCGGTGATGGAAAGCAGGCCGCGAACTGGTTCACCCAGGACATCCTCCGCGAGATCAAGGAGCGGAGCTGGTCGATCGGCGAGTTTCCGATTCCCGCCCCCGTCCTCGGCGATCTGCTGAAGCGGATCGTCCAGGGAGAACTGATGGTCAAGGGGGGCCGGGAAGTCTTCAGCAGCCTGCTCGCGGAGGCGGACGAGGACATCGTTCCGACGACTGCCCGTGTTGCGGCCATCATCGACGAGAAGGGGCTCCGCGTCGTCCGCGACACCGGGGCCCTCGATGTCGCGATTCAGGCCGCCTTCGCCGACAGCCCGAAGGCCGTCGAAGACTTTCGCGCCGGGAAACAGCAGGCGCTCGGTGCCGTGATCGGCAAAGTCTTGAAGCAGATCAAGGGGGCCGATGCAAAGGCCGTCCGCGAACGGGTGATCGAACTGCTCAGCGCGAATTGA
- a CDS encoding DUF2309 domain-containing protein translates to MIQPVSGLPVDDAGTAPPDAHALGEMIARAAELLPIHGPISAFVFLNALQGLEHLPFHDALKEGRRLYGSEPYLSEDAYREKMSHGRICREDLADVLRFDLGTSGEEVVAGLSKRHDLRMGMLEHPVRTGPPEEIEWFVAETDALQQMRREASEDARLRIIDETRKWFMRSLSERSTPAGQPLTGKDDLIEDLRARYASIPVDSWSPATWEAVSLQSLWRVCYNAILNVEAGRAENGNGLCRPRDLLLTALTDDSDQLVHQQFIPFCSAFIDQGFASQPLPDRELGFWTCFSRLYRDTATCPQGWLVPLGEELKRLEGSGLSPLEIIRDSVERMGVPPQYVEDFLKRTLLAFRGFGGMIWQMEVRSDRVRRPVPTGTLIEFLAVRLVLDRLACQWIARTALGYERPLADLPDWMERNHVSAGKAKQPRHIVQRAFEVFQLAQVLGWSVPQLEGLTPDQWTELTQEIESFCALERRRIFHVGFERRFRVQALDAIAAHRQHPVRRVPRPKFQSVYCIDTREESFRRHLETVEPHAETFSAAGFFGVPIYFKGVADAHFSTLCPIVARPKHWVTEEVVYSLDDENRRRARTRQLLGQATRSVHLGSRRVAGGALLAAGFGFLATAPLIARVLAPRLTAKIRRRAARFIEPPPVTKLRLERTAAEPGPTPEGIGFTVGEMADFAERLLRDIGLTSGFARLIFLLGHGSFCMNNPHKSAYDCGACCGMGGPNARAIAAFLNDPRVRSILASRGLALPSDTFFMGGMHNTGNDSIVYFDIDSLPSSHIPDFEAARNALMETCKRNAHERCRRFQSAAVDLTPEEAKAHVEERCEDLAQVRPEFGNATNAMCFVGRRGRTRGLYLDRRCFLQSYDPLQDDEEGTILGRILAAVVPVCEGINLMYYFSSVDSQGWACGSKLPHNLVSLMGVMDGAASDLRPGLPWQGVEIHEPIRLLFIIESTPEILRKIMSRNETVRRIIENRWVQLSLIDPQTSEICVYRRGEFIPYVPDVAELPRVSNSIDWYRGQRDHLKFAQVDDALTPDS, encoded by the coding sequence GTGATCCAACCCGTTTCCGGCCTGCCGGTCGACGACGCTGGAACTGCTCCGCCGGACGCGCACGCACTCGGCGAAATGATCGCCCGGGCGGCGGAACTCCTGCCGATCCACGGGCCGATCAGCGCGTTTGTGTTCCTCAACGCCCTCCAGGGCCTCGAACACCTGCCGTTTCACGACGCGCTGAAAGAAGGACGCCGGCTGTACGGAAGCGAGCCGTACCTGTCGGAAGACGCCTACCGCGAGAAGATGTCGCACGGCCGGATCTGCCGGGAGGACCTGGCGGATGTGCTGCGATTCGACCTGGGGACATCGGGCGAGGAGGTCGTCGCGGGACTTTCGAAGCGGCACGATCTGCGGATGGGGATGCTCGAACATCCCGTGCGGACCGGCCCCCCAGAAGAGATCGAGTGGTTCGTGGCCGAGACCGACGCCCTGCAGCAGATGCGGAGGGAGGCGTCGGAGGACGCGCGGCTGCGGATCATCGACGAGACCCGCAAGTGGTTTATGCGGAGCCTTTCGGAGCGGTCCACCCCGGCGGGACAACCACTGACCGGCAAGGACGATCTCATCGAGGACCTCCGCGCCCGCTATGCCTCGATTCCGGTCGACAGCTGGTCCCCGGCGACCTGGGAAGCGGTGTCGCTCCAGTCGCTGTGGCGAGTCTGTTACAACGCGATCCTCAATGTCGAGGCGGGCCGGGCTGAGAACGGGAACGGCCTCTGCCGGCCGCGGGACCTGCTCCTGACCGCCTTGACGGACGACAGCGACCAGCTCGTCCACCAGCAGTTCATCCCCTTCTGCTCGGCGTTCATCGACCAGGGGTTCGCCTCGCAGCCCCTGCCGGACCGAGAGCTGGGGTTCTGGACCTGTTTCTCGCGGCTCTACCGAGACACCGCCACCTGCCCGCAAGGCTGGCTCGTCCCGCTGGGCGAAGAGCTGAAGCGTCTGGAAGGCTCCGGTCTTTCTCCGCTGGAGATCATCCGGGACTCCGTCGAGCGGATGGGGGTTCCCCCGCAGTATGTGGAGGATTTCCTCAAGCGGACCCTGCTCGCCTTCCGCGGCTTCGGCGGGATGATCTGGCAGATGGAGGTCCGGAGCGACCGCGTACGGCGTCCCGTGCCGACAGGCACGCTAATCGAGTTCCTCGCAGTGCGGCTCGTGCTCGACCGCCTCGCCTGCCAGTGGATCGCTCGGACAGCCCTCGGCTATGAGAGGCCCCTCGCCGATCTGCCGGACTGGATGGAACGGAATCACGTCAGCGCCGGCAAGGCGAAGCAGCCGCGGCACATCGTTCAACGGGCGTTCGAGGTCTTTCAGCTCGCCCAAGTCCTTGGCTGGTCAGTTCCACAGCTCGAGGGACTGACTCCCGACCAGTGGACGGAGCTGACGCAGGAGATCGAATCCTTCTGCGCGCTGGAGCGCCGGAGGATCTTTCACGTCGGTTTCGAGCGGCGATTTCGCGTACAGGCGCTCGATGCGATCGCCGCTCATCGTCAACACCCGGTCCGCCGCGTCCCCCGGCCGAAGTTTCAGTCGGTGTACTGCATCGACACGCGGGAGGAGTCGTTCCGGCGGCATCTCGAAACCGTCGAGCCGCACGCCGAGACGTTTTCGGCCGCCGGGTTCTTCGGGGTCCCGATCTACTTCAAGGGGGTGGCGGACGCCCACTTCTCGACTCTCTGCCCGATCGTGGCCCGGCCGAAGCACTGGGTGACGGAAGAGGTGGTCTACTCGCTCGATGACGAGAACCGGCGGCGGGCGCGGACCCGTCAGCTTCTCGGGCAGGCGACACGGTCGGTCCACCTCGGGAGCCGGCGGGTGGCCGGCGGAGCGCTGCTGGCGGCTGGCTTCGGGTTCCTGGCGACTGCGCCGCTCATCGCGCGGGTCCTGGCGCCGCGGCTGACGGCGAAGATCCGCCGCCGCGCGGCGCGGTTCATCGAGCCCCCTCCGGTGACGAAGCTCCGGCTGGAGCGGACGGCGGCGGAACCTGGTCCGACCCCTGAGGGGATCGGCTTCACCGTCGGTGAGATGGCCGATTTCGCCGAGCGGCTCCTGAGGGATATCGGGCTGACGTCCGGCTTCGCGCGGCTGATCTTCCTGTTGGGGCACGGCTCGTTCTGCATGAACAATCCGCACAAGTCGGCGTACGACTGCGGGGCCTGCTGCGGCATGGGGGGCCCGAACGCCCGGGCCATCGCGGCGTTCCTCAACGATCCGCGGGTCCGGTCGATCCTCGCCTCGCGGGGGCTGGCCCTTCCGTCCGACACGTTCTTCATGGGGGGGATGCACAACACCGGGAACGACAGCATCGTTTACTTCGATATCGATTCGCTGCCGTCGTCCCACATCCCGGACTTCGAGGCGGCCCGAAACGCCCTGATGGAGACCTGTAAGCGGAATGCCCACGAACGCTGCCGGCGGTTTCAGTCGGCGGCGGTCGACCTGACGCCGGAGGAGGCCAAGGCCCACGTCGAGGAGCGGTGCGAGGACCTGGCACAGGTCCGTCCCGAGTTCGGCAACGCCACAAACGCCATGTGCTTCGTCGGCCGCCGCGGGCGGACCCGCGGACTGTACCTGGACCGGCGATGCTTCCTGCAGTCCTACGACCCCCTCCAGGACGACGAAGAGGGGACGATCCTGGGACGGATTCTCGCCGCAGTGGTTCCCGTGTGCGAGGGGATCAACCTCATGTACTACTTCTCGAGCGTCGACTCCCAGGGATGGGCCTGCGGCAGCAAGCTGCCGCACAACCTCGTCTCACTGATGGGGGTCATGGACGGCGCGGCGAGCGACCTGCGGCCGGGGCTCCCCTGGCAGGGGGTCGAGATCCACGAGCCAATCCGCCTGCTGTTCATCATCGAGTCGACTCCCGAGATCCTCCGCAAGATCATGAGCCGCAACGAAACGGTTCGCCGGATCATCGAGAACCGCTGGGTGCAGCTCTCGTTGATCGATCCGCAGACGTCCGAGATCTGCGTCTATCGGCGGGGGGAGTTCATCCCCTACGTCCCGGACGTCGCGGAGCTGCCGCGCGTGAGCAACTCCATCGACTGGTATCGGGGCCAGCGGGACCACCTCAAGTTTGCCCAGGTGGACGACGCCCTGACGCCCGACTCGTGA
- a CDS encoding proton-conducting transporter membrane subunit, whose translation MNPSHLFGLVIIAAPLVMLAILGISAVLLKRPLTETAIGRIVQIGIITGFLASLGMLAYMLVTGTRHVPLYLGDWVHVHSGFGSDYHFSIKFLFDRLSIPFVILTFVICGTVGAFANRYMHREPGFGRFFFLYAMFVAGMIITATSGTIETLFTGWELVGLSSALLVAFFHERVMPCRNGLRVWTVYRFADAALLLASVVLHHLHGHGDFDQFLSELPWPAGVTALPPNWILLVGGLLLIAAAGKSALLPFSGWLPRAMEGPTPSSAVFYGALSVHLGAFLLLRMSPLLDQSPLLCVLIVLLGLLTAAFGAFAGRVQTDVKSALSFAALTQVGLIVAEIGVGLRYIALIHIIGHACLRTLQFIRAPSMLYDLRNIENALGQRLAAEHSEAAPTKAPAWVYRLALERGYMDALLDACIAGPFVRFFSACQALETRWTKWLAGPDAGAPSCPTSNAPLEDLL comes from the coding sequence ATGAATCCGTCTCACCTTTTTGGTCTGGTCATCATCGCGGCTCCCCTCGTCATGCTGGCGATTCTGGGGATCAGCGCGGTGCTGCTGAAGCGGCCGCTGACCGAGACGGCGATCGGGCGGATCGTCCAGATTGGCATCATCACCGGATTCCTGGCGTCGCTGGGGATGCTGGCCTACATGCTGGTGACCGGGACGCGGCACGTCCCGCTGTATCTGGGTGACTGGGTCCATGTGCATTCCGGGTTCGGTTCGGACTATCACTTCTCGATCAAGTTCCTGTTCGACCGGCTGTCGATCCCGTTCGTGATCCTGACTTTCGTGATCTGCGGCACCGTGGGGGCATTCGCGAACAGGTACATGCACCGCGAGCCGGGGTTCGGGCGGTTCTTCTTTCTCTACGCGATGTTCGTGGCGGGGATGATCATCACCGCCACATCGGGAACGATCGAGACGCTGTTCACCGGCTGGGAGCTGGTGGGGCTCTCCTCCGCTCTGCTGGTCGCCTTCTTTCACGAGCGGGTCATGCCCTGCCGGAACGGGCTGCGGGTCTGGACGGTGTACCGCTTCGCCGACGCGGCGCTCCTGCTGGCGTCGGTCGTCCTGCACCATCTGCATGGACATGGTGACTTCGACCAGTTCCTGAGCGAGCTCCCCTGGCCGGCCGGCGTGACCGCCCTGCCGCCGAACTGGATCCTCCTTGTCGGCGGGCTGCTGCTCATCGCCGCGGCGGGCAAGAGCGCCCTGCTGCCGTTTTCCGGCTGGCTTCCGCGGGCGATGGAAGGTCCGACTCCCTCCAGTGCGGTGTTTTACGGGGCGTTGTCGGTCCATCTCGGGGCGTTCCTGCTGCTCCGCATGAGCCCGCTCCTCGATCAGTCTCCGCTGCTGTGCGTCCTGATCGTCCTGCTGGGGCTGCTGACGGCGGCCTTCGGGGCCTTCGCCGGACGAGTGCAGACCGACGTCAAGTCCGCCCTGTCGTTCGCGGCCCTGACGCAGGTGGGGCTGATCGTTGCCGAGATCGGTGTTGGCCTGCGGTACATCGCGCTGATTCACATCATCGGCCATGCGTGCCTGCGGACGCTCCAGTTCATCCGGGCTCCTTCGATGTTGTATGACCTGCGGAACATCGAGAACGCCCTCGGCCAGCGGCTGGCGGCGGAGCACAGCGAGGCCGCGCCGACGAAGGCGCCCGCCTGGGTCTATCGCCTGGCCCTGGAACGCGGATACATGGATGCCCTGCTGGACGCCTGCATTGCCGGACCGTTCGTCCGGTTCTTCTCCGCGTGTCAGGCCCTCGAAACGCGGTGGACGAAGTGGCTCGCCGGCCCGGACGCCGGGGCGCCCAGCTGTCCGACCTCGAACGCCCCCCTGGAAGATCTGTTGTGA